Proteins encoded together in one Synechococcus sp. BL107 window:
- a CDS encoding sulfotransferase encodes MMSPLAWPSNVWRTLRQQSNSIQADESRRIFLIGHNKCGTRSFNKLLNKNGYSSIHYDKGRLAKRIQANFIFSRPLLDGVDQYCGYTDMELCGEFYAYRLFPLLDLQYPGSCFIYNTRDVHRWVDSRMNHRNGKYARTYLKRMQRAFEDSSLTMDDLRLHWHEAWQRHDADLRSYFARRNNFFAFDITVAQEQAALCRFLRRRGYRIRGTALPHSGARPAPTENP; translated from the coding sequence ATGATGTCCCCCTTGGCTTGGCCTTCAAATGTTTGGCGAACTTTGCGTCAGCAAAGTAATTCAATTCAGGCTGATGAATCTCGACGCATTTTTCTGATTGGCCACAATAAATGTGGAACACGATCCTTTAATAAGCTTCTCAATAAGAATGGATATAGCTCGATCCACTACGACAAAGGTCGTTTAGCGAAGCGCATTCAGGCGAATTTTATTTTTTCACGTCCACTTCTTGATGGTGTCGACCAATACTGTGGTTACACAGACATGGAGCTTTGTGGTGAGTTTTATGCCTATCGACTTTTTCCTCTTTTGGATCTGCAATATCCCGGGTCTTGTTTTATCTACAACACGCGTGATGTGCACCGTTGGGTTGATTCCCGAATGAACCACCGCAACGGTAAATATGCTCGCACTTATCTAAAGCGAATGCAGCGGGCATTTGAGGATTCAAGCCTCACGATGGACGACCTGCGTCTTCATTGGCACGAAGCCTGGCAGCGGCATGACGCTGATCTGCGCAGTTATTTCGCTCGGCGCAACAATTTTTTTGCGTTCGACATAACGGTCGCTCAAGAGCAAGCCGCGCTTTGCCGTTTTTTACGTCGACGCGGCTATCGCATTCGCGGAACGGCACTGCCCCACTCTGGAGCTCGTCCAGCGCCCACCGAAAACCCATGA
- the neuC gene encoding UDP-N-acetylglucosamine 2-epimerase, whose product MNISRRKICVVTGARAEYGLLRWVMQGIQNSALLELQLIATGMHVSPEFGLTTREIEADGFRINRKIEMLLSSDTSVGITKSMGLGMIGFADALAELKPDLMLVLGDRYEIFTAAASAMIARIPIAHCHGGESTEGAIDESIRHSITKMAHLHFVAADEYRNRVIQLGEQDDKIFQVGGLGIDNILRLDLLTRPQLEESLNFKLAQRNLLITFHPVTLEEKNTSANQMKELLSVLADLNDVGLIFTMPNADEDGRALFKLISTFCSEHNNAQAYTSLGQLRYLSCIKHTDGVIGNSSSGLLEAPSLKKGTINIGDRQKGRLKSSSVIDSTPDRKSISESINYLFSPDFQKRLHDCKNPYGNGGASEAIVRQLETQILDNLLKKQFKDI is encoded by the coding sequence ATGAACATATCCCGTCGGAAAATATGCGTCGTTACAGGAGCCCGTGCTGAATATGGACTACTGCGCTGGGTAATGCAAGGGATCCAGAATTCTGCTCTGCTGGAACTGCAATTGATCGCAACTGGCATGCATGTTTCCCCGGAATTTGGACTCACGACTCGCGAAATTGAAGCAGATGGTTTCAGAATTAATAGAAAAATAGAAATGCTGCTTAGCTCTGACACATCAGTAGGAATAACTAAATCAATGGGACTGGGAATGATTGGGTTTGCTGATGCACTTGCCGAACTAAAACCTGACCTAATGCTTGTTTTAGGAGATCGATACGAAATCTTTACTGCTGCAGCATCGGCAATGATTGCCCGAATACCTATTGCCCATTGCCATGGAGGAGAATCTACGGAAGGAGCCATTGACGAATCGATAAGACATAGCATCACAAAAATGGCGCATCTACATTTTGTAGCAGCCGATGAGTACCGAAATAGAGTTATACAGCTCGGGGAGCAAGATGACAAAATCTTTCAAGTTGGCGGCTTGGGAATCGATAACATCTTGAGACTCGATTTACTAACTAGACCACAGCTTGAGGAGTCTCTCAATTTTAAGTTAGCTCAGCGCAATTTATTAATCACATTCCATCCTGTGACATTAGAAGAAAAAAACACCAGCGCCAACCAAATGAAAGAGCTATTAAGCGTATTAGCAGATTTAAATGATGTTGGTTTAATTTTTACGATGCCCAATGCTGACGAGGACGGACGGGCACTTTTTAAGCTAATTAGTACCTTCTGCTCTGAACACAATAATGCCCAAGCATATACATCACTAGGGCAGCTGCGTTATCTATCTTGCATCAAGCATACTGATGGGGTGATTGGCAATTCTTCTAGCGGTCTACTCGAAGCTCCTAGCCTCAAAAAAGGCACAATTAATATCGGTGATCGGCAAAAAGGTCGCTTAAAATCATCTAGCGTAATCGACAGCACTCCAGACAGAAAGTCAATAAGCGAGTCCATTAACTATTTGTTTTCGCCAGATTTTCAAAAAAGACTTCATGACTGCAAAAATCCCTACGGGAATGGAGGCGCAAGCGAAGCCATTGTAAGACAACTAGAGACTCAAATACTTGACAATCTTCTCAAAAAACAATTCAAAGATATTTGA
- a CDS encoding NAD-dependent 4,6-dehydratase LegB — MKALVTGADGFIGSHLVEKLLSSGKDVKAFCLYNSLGSWGWLDSLPETSKEAIEVILGDIRDPICVREAMRGCDQVFHLAALIAIPYSYVAPASYIDTNIHGTLNVVQAARDLGVTNLVHTSTSETYGTAQFVPITEDHPLVGQSPYAASKIGADQIALSYWRSFETPVTVLRPFNTYGPRQSARAVIPTIITQIAAGHRKIKLGALSPTRDFNHVSDTCAAFQALANCNSALGQIVNAASNFEISIGDTASLIAKAMNVELDIITDENRLRPEGSEVNRLFGDNSLLRQLTNWQPRYGGLDGFERGITETAEWFSNPANLALYRPNSYSI; from the coding sequence GTGAAAGCATTGGTTACTGGCGCTGACGGATTCATCGGATCGCATCTTGTTGAAAAATTATTATCGTCTGGAAAAGATGTAAAAGCATTCTGTTTATACAACTCACTCGGAAGCTGGGGCTGGCTTGACAGCCTCCCCGAAACCTCAAAAGAAGCAATTGAAGTAATTCTTGGAGATATTCGTGATCCAATATGCGTGAGGGAAGCCATGCGCGGATGCGACCAGGTGTTTCACTTGGCGGCCTTAATTGCAATTCCTTACAGCTATGTAGCGCCGGCAAGTTACATTGACACTAATATTCATGGCACATTGAACGTGGTTCAAGCTGCAAGAGATCTTGGAGTGACTAACTTAGTTCACACATCTACTTCTGAAACTTATGGCACTGCACAATTTGTACCAATTACAGAAGATCATCCATTAGTGGGTCAGTCTCCATACGCAGCGAGCAAAATCGGTGCCGACCAGATCGCACTAAGTTACTGGCGCAGCTTTGAAACACCTGTCACAGTATTACGTCCATTCAATACATATGGGCCTCGTCAAAGTGCTCGTGCTGTAATTCCAACCATCATTACCCAAATTGCAGCAGGACATCGAAAAATTAAGTTGGGAGCACTTTCACCAACACGTGATTTTAACCATGTCTCCGATACATGTGCTGCTTTCCAAGCTTTGGCAAATTGCAATTCTGCCTTAGGACAAATTGTAAATGCAGCAAGCAATTTTGAAATCTCTATTGGTGATACAGCCTCACTAATCGCGAAGGCAATGAATGTGGAGTTGGACATTATTACCGATGAAAATCGTTTGAGGCCTGAGGGCTCTGAAGTTAATCGCCTCTTTGGAGACAATAGTCTTTTACGACAGCTGACAAATTGGCAACCGCGATATGGTGGACTTGATGGTTTTGAACGGGGAATTACTGAAACAGCTGAATGGTTTAGCAATCCAGCCAACTTGGCTCTATATCGACCAAATAGTTACTCCATTTAA
- a CDS encoding glycosyltransferase family 1 protein, with protein MKIAFFTETFLPKVDGIVTRLTKTVKHLVDAGDEVVVFCPEGCPDEYMGARLIGVPAMPLPLYPELKLALPRPAVSDAIDSFQPDLIHVVNPAVLGLGGIWLAKTKNIPLIASYHTHLPKYLEHYGMGMLEPLLWELLKAAHNQALLNLCTSTAMVQELSDKGIQHTALWQRGVDTELFRPALRSPAMRQRLLGSHDDRGALLLYVGRLSAEKQIERIRPVLEALPDTRLALVGDGPHRQQLEKHFDGTATTFVGYLAGDDLAGAYASGDAFLFPSSTETLGLVLLEAMAAGCPVVGANRGGIPDIITDGINGCLYEPDGDDGGAASLIQATQRLLGNDLERQALRSAARSEAERWGWAGATEQLRGYYRNVLSQGTLDAAA; from the coding sequence TTGAAAATCGCCTTTTTCACCGAAACCTTCCTTCCCAAGGTCGATGGCATCGTCACCCGGCTCACCAAAACGGTGAAACACCTGGTGGATGCCGGTGATGAGGTGGTGGTGTTTTGCCCTGAAGGTTGTCCAGATGAGTACATGGGTGCTCGCTTAATCGGCGTTCCGGCGATGCCCTTACCGCTCTACCCCGAGCTCAAGCTGGCCTTACCGCGGCCCGCCGTGTCGGACGCCATTGACTCGTTCCAACCGGACCTCATCCATGTGGTGAACCCTGCAGTGTTGGGGTTAGGCGGAATCTGGTTGGCCAAGACGAAAAATATTCCGTTGATCGCCAGCTATCACACCCATCTTCCGAAATATCTTGAGCACTACGGCATGGGCATGCTCGAGCCCTTGCTCTGGGAATTGCTCAAAGCGGCCCACAACCAGGCCCTGCTCAACCTGTGCACCTCGACGGCGATGGTGCAAGAACTCAGCGACAAAGGCATCCAACACACAGCGCTCTGGCAGCGTGGGGTCGATACGGAGCTCTTCCGTCCGGCCCTGAGAAGCCCAGCGATGCGGCAACGTCTGCTGGGAAGCCATGACGATCGTGGCGCTCTGCTGCTTTACGTCGGTCGACTGTCCGCAGAGAAGCAAATCGAACGCATTCGTCCGGTCCTAGAAGCTTTACCCGATACCCGCCTTGCCCTTGTAGGCGACGGGCCCCATCGCCAGCAACTAGAAAAGCACTTCGACGGCACAGCCACCACCTTTGTGGGTTATCTGGCAGGGGACGATCTTGCAGGGGCCTATGCCAGTGGCGATGCTTTTCTCTTCCCCTCCAGCACAGAAACCCTCGGATTGGTGCTGCTTGAGGCGATGGCGGCAGGATGCCCCGTGGTCGGTGCCAACCGAGGTGGCATTCCTGACATCATCACGGACGGCATCAACGGTTGTCTGTACGAACCCGATGGTGACGACGGTGGTGCCGCGAGCTTGATTCAGGCCACACAACGGTTGCTGGGCAACGACTTAGAACGTCAGGCACTCCGCAGTGCTGCACGATCAGAAGCCGAACGCTGGGGCTGGGCTGGCGCCACTGAACAACTGCGGGGCTACTACCGCAACGTTCTAAGCCAAGGAACACTGGACGCTGCTGCCTGA
- a CDS encoding NeuD/PglB/VioB family sugar acetyltransferase has translation MKPILLIGCGGHARSLIDLIETTGQWNIFGLVGFPEEVGNNVLGYPVVGCDKDLITLRNTCSSAVLALGQMPNPEPRKNLASKLEALAFHTPILISPHAVVSRHARINVGTTIGHGVIVNAAVEVGKYCILNSFALLEHDVRVEDHCHISTGALVNGNVRIGTESFVGSGSMIREGINLPPRSVIGAGKRVMGWPLRDS, from the coding sequence ATGAAGCCCATATTATTGATCGGTTGTGGTGGCCATGCCCGTTCACTAATTGATCTAATCGAAACAACAGGTCAGTGGAACATTTTTGGTTTAGTTGGATTCCCTGAAGAAGTAGGAAATAATGTGTTGGGCTATCCAGTAGTTGGCTGCGATAAGGATCTAATCACCCTACGCAATACATGTTCCTCCGCAGTACTGGCTCTAGGTCAAATGCCAAATCCTGAACCGCGAAAAAATCTCGCATCTAAGTTGGAGGCACTAGCTTTTCATACACCTATTTTGATTTCACCCCATGCGGTTGTCAGTCGGCATGCTCGAATTAATGTCGGCACAACAATCGGACATGGGGTTATTGTGAATGCAGCAGTAGAAGTTGGTAAATACTGCATTCTCAACAGCTTTGCCTTACTAGAGCATGATGTACGTGTAGAGGATCACTGCCATATCAGTACTGGAGCGTTGGTCAATGGAAATGTACGGATAGGAACCGAAAGCTTTGTTGGCAGTGGATCCATGATTCGTGAGGGAATAAACTTGCCTCCTCGATCAGTGATTGGTGCAGGAAAACGTGTAATGGGATGGCCATTAAGAGATTCATGA
- the neuB gene encoding N-acetylneuraminate synthase, with the protein MTSSDQALIIAEAGVNHNGDLELAIQLIDAAADAGADAVKFQTFQANKLATFNAEQASYQQKASATKESQLSMLQKLELNPEQHKHLIDHCLKRNIEFLSTAFDLHSIKILSSLNIKRWKIPSGEITNLPYLREIGAQGKPIILSTGMSTLGEIEAALEALEKAGVLRNQITALHCTTEYPAPIEEVNLRAMQSIAIAFGIDVGYSDHTEGISVPIAAIALGASVIEKHLTLDRNLPGPDHRASLEPDEFGAMVDGIRNIEKALGDGIKRPTISEKANIKVSRKSLVASQTIRSGEKFTVNNLTSKRPGTGISPMHWDDWIGRQATRDYSADDLIT; encoded by the coding sequence ATGACTTCTTCAGACCAAGCTTTGATAATCGCTGAAGCGGGCGTGAATCACAATGGTGATCTTGAACTCGCCATACAGTTGATAGATGCTGCAGCCGATGCAGGTGCAGATGCAGTGAAATTTCAAACCTTTCAAGCTAACAAGCTAGCGACTTTCAATGCTGAACAAGCTTCTTATCAACAAAAAGCCTCTGCCACGAAAGAAAGTCAATTATCAATGCTGCAAAAGCTAGAACTCAATCCTGAGCAACATAAACACCTTATCGATCACTGTCTCAAGAGAAATATTGAGTTTCTCTCAACTGCTTTCGATTTGCATAGCATCAAAATACTTTCATCATTAAATATCAAAAGATGGAAGATACCTTCCGGAGAAATTACCAACTTGCCCTACCTCAGAGAAATTGGCGCTCAAGGCAAACCAATAATCCTTTCAACAGGCATGAGCACTCTGGGCGAAATCGAAGCAGCGCTTGAAGCACTAGAGAAAGCTGGGGTTCTACGAAATCAAATCACCGCTTTGCACTGCACGACTGAATACCCAGCTCCAATTGAAGAAGTCAACTTACGCGCCATGCAGAGCATCGCTATTGCATTTGGAATTGATGTGGGCTATTCCGACCACACTGAGGGCATCTCGGTGCCAATTGCTGCCATAGCATTGGGTGCATCAGTGATCGAAAAGCACCTAACTCTTGATCGCAATTTACCCGGCCCAGATCATAGGGCCAGCCTGGAACCCGATGAGTTTGGGGCAATGGTTGATGGCATTCGAAATATTGAGAAAGCCTTGGGGGATGGAATTAAACGACCTACTATTAGTGAGAAAGCAAATATCAAAGTTTCACGCAAGTCGCTAGTAGCTTCTCAAACTATTCGTTCTGGAGAAAAATTTACTGTAAACAATCTCACAAGTAAAAGGCCCGGCACCGGGATTTCTCCGATGCATTGGGACGATTGGATAGGCCGACAAGCCACAAGAGACTACTCTGCTGACGATCTTATTACATGA
- the mrdA gene encoding penicillin-binding protein 2, translating into MASAQQRQTGLRQQPLVLLMVVLVFCSAMVSRLVWMQLLEGPRFKELADENRIRLVPRSPIRGRLLDRKGRVLATSKLTYSLYLEPRLVSDADWPELRNRLASLLNLDPLLLDQRRDRGTDRDGYRTTLMLDLKPEQVLRFREQALGLRGAQVDVDILRFYPHGSLAAHALGYTQPITESEYDTLVEKGYKIRDRIGRTGVEAAYETHLRGKWGGQMLEVNALGEVQRNLGDRPSESGQDLTLTLDLDLQRAAEQALADKPGGAVVALEAKTGAVLALASKPGFDPNFFSKLITTQKEYDALFLNPNKPLLSRAMNPYDPGSTWKPVTAMAGMESGKFPPTTKLQTKACITYGGHCFPDHNGAGFGQIGYADALRFSSNTFFYQVGVGVGSRALKQAANQLGFQQKTGIEIDWEESVGLVGDEDWAENGRGWADPGSTPWIPEDMASASIGQSVVQITPLQLARAYAVFANGGWLVTPHLAKGEIDWMAPQHRRAVLIKPSTLETIRKGLRKVVEDGTGYGLNGDGIPPAAGKTGTAEDSTGGPDHAWFGCYAPYPEGKIVVVAFAQNTPGGGSVHALPMAKKVLAAWEQSRSKG; encoded by the coding sequence ATGGCTTCTGCCCAGCAGCGTCAGACCGGATTACGGCAACAGCCCCTGGTGCTGTTGATGGTGGTGCTGGTGTTTTGCTCCGCCATGGTCAGCCGGCTGGTGTGGATGCAGTTGCTGGAGGGGCCACGCTTTAAGGAACTCGCCGATGAAAACCGCATCCGTCTTGTTCCACGCTCGCCGATTCGAGGACGGTTGTTGGATCGCAAGGGTCGTGTACTGGCCACAAGCAAACTCACCTATTCCTTGTATCTCGAGCCTCGCTTGGTGAGTGATGCCGATTGGCCTGAATTACGCAATCGGCTCGCATCACTATTGAATCTCGACCCATTGCTGCTGGACCAGCGACGCGATCGTGGGACAGATCGGGATGGCTATCGCACAACGTTGATGCTCGATCTAAAGCCAGAACAGGTCTTGCGTTTCCGCGAGCAGGCCTTGGGTTTGCGGGGGGCGCAAGTGGACGTCGACATTTTGCGTTTTTATCCCCATGGCAGCCTCGCTGCCCATGCTTTGGGATACACCCAACCGATTACGGAGTCTGAGTACGACACCTTGGTGGAGAAGGGCTACAAGATCCGTGATCGCATTGGTCGGACCGGCGTTGAAGCGGCCTATGAGACCCATTTGCGCGGCAAGTGGGGCGGTCAGATGTTGGAGGTGAATGCGCTGGGTGAAGTGCAGCGGAACCTCGGCGATCGCCCTTCGGAGTCGGGACAAGACCTCACGCTCACCTTGGATTTGGATCTGCAACGCGCTGCAGAGCAGGCATTGGCGGACAAGCCTGGAGGGGCCGTCGTGGCGCTTGAGGCCAAGACGGGCGCCGTGCTGGCTTTGGCGAGTAAGCCTGGCTTTGATCCAAACTTTTTCTCCAAGCTGATCACAACGCAAAAGGAGTACGACGCTCTCTTTTTAAATCCCAATAAGCCCCTTTTGAGTCGGGCGATGAATCCCTACGACCCTGGCAGCACCTGGAAGCCCGTCACGGCAATGGCTGGTATGGAATCTGGAAAGTTCCCTCCAACAACCAAACTCCAAACCAAGGCTTGCATCACCTATGGAGGCCATTGTTTTCCTGATCACAACGGTGCTGGCTTTGGTCAGATCGGCTATGCCGACGCCTTGCGCTTTTCCAGCAACACCTTTTTCTACCAAGTGGGAGTTGGAGTGGGATCTCGGGCCCTAAAACAGGCGGCGAATCAACTGGGTTTTCAGCAAAAAACTGGGATCGAGATCGACTGGGAAGAGAGTGTGGGTCTCGTTGGCGATGAAGATTGGGCTGAGAACGGCCGTGGCTGGGCCGACCCCGGCAGTACCCCCTGGATCCCTGAAGACATGGCCAGTGCGTCCATCGGTCAGTCGGTGGTGCAAATCACGCCGTTGCAGTTGGCCCGTGCCTACGCCGTTTTTGCCAATGGTGGTTGGTTGGTGACGCCCCACTTAGCGAAGGGGGAGATCGATTGGATGGCGCCGCAGCACAGGCGTGCTGTTCTGATCAAGCCGTCCACGTTGGAGACCATCAGAAAGGGTCTGCGCAAGGTGGTGGAAGACGGCACGGGCTATGGGTTGAATGGCGACGGGATTCCCCCTGCGGCTGGAAAAACGGGTACCGCCGAAGACAGTACCGGTGGCCCGGACCATGCCTGGTTTGGCTGTTATGCCCCGTATCCCGAGGGCAAAATTGTTGTTGTGGCCTTCGCTCAGAACACCCCAGGAGGTGGTTCCGTGCACGCATTGCCGATGGCGAAGAAAGTGCTTGCGGCGTGGGAACAATCCCGCAGCAAAGGCTGA
- a CDS encoding LegC family aminotransferase: MSFASIPKSEDILRAIHHVVGQSDRGHTIGLHEPDFSGTQAWAYVKDCLDTGWVSTAGIWVSRFEKELCTVTGAKHAIAVSNGTVALRLALHVIGVKPGDEVVLPPLSFVATANAIAHLGAVPHFVDVENSSLGLSPTALNAQLEKVTERKDGVLLNRETGRRIVAILPVHVFGFPAQIIELRKVADAWQLPLVEDAAEALGSWREDIHCGLFGAVGTLSFNGNKLITTGGGGALLTNNDEIAKNARHLSTTAKQQHPWSFHHDAVGWNDRMPNLNAALGVAQIEDLNRRLKIKQKLAKEYIQAFSKLDGIEVLPEPPGCKSNYWMVTLRFTTPDPGAANAQRLRLLEKAHETGLLLRPIWSSLNELPMYTSCPAGPLLVAEDQAPRLINIPSSPQLHNEWGRT; this comes from the coding sequence ATGAGCTTTGCTTCTATTCCGAAAAGTGAAGACATTCTTAGAGCAATTCATCATGTAGTTGGACAGAGCGACCGAGGACATACGATTGGCCTACATGAACCAGATTTCAGCGGCACGCAAGCTTGGGCTTACGTAAAAGATTGTCTGGATACTGGCTGGGTAAGTACTGCAGGCATCTGGGTGAGTCGGTTTGAAAAAGAGCTTTGCACAGTCACTGGTGCAAAACATGCAATCGCAGTGAGTAATGGAACCGTTGCACTGCGATTAGCTTTGCACGTAATTGGGGTCAAGCCAGGCGATGAAGTTGTCTTACCACCGCTGAGTTTTGTAGCAACAGCTAACGCGATAGCTCATCTAGGCGCAGTTCCACACTTCGTCGATGTGGAAAACTCTAGTTTGGGCCTGTCTCCAACTGCCTTAAATGCACAGCTAGAGAAGGTCACCGAACGAAAAGACGGAGTGCTGCTAAATCGTGAAACAGGAAGGCGCATCGTTGCTATTTTACCTGTACACGTCTTTGGCTTTCCTGCCCAAATTATTGAGCTGCGGAAGGTGGCTGATGCTTGGCAATTACCGTTGGTTGAAGATGCGGCAGAAGCCCTCGGAAGCTGGCGTGAGGACATTCACTGCGGCTTGTTTGGGGCGGTGGGAACCCTGAGTTTCAATGGGAATAAATTAATTACTACTGGCGGCGGCGGAGCTCTACTCACAAACAATGATGAAATAGCCAAAAATGCACGACATCTTTCAACTACTGCTAAGCAGCAGCACCCCTGGTCTTTTCATCACGATGCAGTGGGTTGGAATGACAGGATGCCCAACCTCAATGCGGCCTTAGGCGTCGCCCAAATCGAAGACCTAAATCGTCGGCTTAAAATTAAACAAAAGCTAGCAAAAGAATACATACAAGCATTTTCCAAGCTAGATGGAATCGAAGTTTTGCCCGAACCTCCTGGCTGCAAAAGTAACTATTGGATGGTAACTCTGCGTTTCACCACTCCTGATCCAGGTGCAGCAAACGCCCAGCGTCTAAGACTTCTTGAAAAAGCACATGAGACCGGGCTTTTATTACGGCCAATCTGGTCTTCACTGAACGAACTCCCAATGTACACATCATGCCCAGCTGGTCCACTACTCGTTGCAGAAGACCAGGCTCCGAGGCTGATTAATATTCCCAGCAGCCCACAGCTGCACAATGAGTGGGGTAGGACATGA
- the guaA gene encoding glutamine-hydrolyzing GMP synthase produces MSQPSSDGQRQPAIVILDFGSQYSELIARRVRETEVFSVVIGYSTTADELRRMAPKGIILSGGPSSVYAEHAPVCDPAIWDLGIPVLGVCYGMQLMVQQLGGAVEAATGKAEYGKAPLVVDDPTDLLNKVESGSTMWMSHGDSVKALPEGFVRLAHTANTPEAAVANLERKLYGVQFHPEVVHSTCGMALIRNFVNHICACEQDWTTNAFIDEAVALVREQVGQKRVLLALSGGVDSSTLAFLLKKAIGDQLTCMFIDQGFMRKGEPEFLMEFFDQKFNINVEYINARKRFIDKLKGITDPEDKRKIIGTEFIRVFEEESKRLGPFDYLAQGTLYPDVIESAGTNVDPKTGERVAVKIKSHHNVGGLPKDLRFKLVEPLRKLFKDEVRKVGRNLGLPEEIVRRHPFPGPGLAIRILGEVTDEKLNCLRDADLIVREEIRDAGLYHEIWQAFAVLLPVRSVGVMGDQRTYAWPIVLRCVSSEDGMTADWSRLPYDLMETISNRIVNEVKGVNRVVMDITSKPPGTIEWE; encoded by the coding sequence ATGTCCCAGCCCTCGTCCGACGGTCAGCGTCAGCCGGCCATCGTCATCCTCGATTTTGGTTCTCAATATTCGGAACTGATCGCCCGTCGTGTTCGCGAAACCGAAGTGTTTTCGGTTGTGATCGGATACAGCACAACAGCCGATGAGCTGCGTCGGATGGCGCCGAAGGGAATCATCCTGAGCGGTGGTCCCAGCTCGGTCTACGCGGAGCATGCCCCGGTTTGTGATCCTGCGATTTGGGATCTCGGTATCCCGGTGCTGGGGGTGTGTTACGGCATGCAGCTGATGGTTCAGCAGCTCGGAGGTGCTGTTGAGGCGGCGACCGGTAAGGCGGAATACGGCAAGGCTCCCCTGGTGGTGGATGATCCCACCGACCTTCTCAACAAAGTTGAGAGTGGCTCAACGATGTGGATGAGCCATGGCGACTCGGTGAAGGCCTTGCCGGAGGGTTTCGTTCGTTTGGCCCATACGGCGAATACGCCTGAAGCCGCGGTCGCGAACCTTGAGCGCAAGTTGTATGGAGTGCAATTCCATCCAGAGGTGGTGCATTCCACCTGTGGGATGGCGTTGATTCGCAATTTTGTGAATCACATTTGTGCCTGTGAACAGGATTGGACCACCAATGCCTTCATTGATGAAGCGGTGGCCTTAGTGCGCGAACAGGTGGGACAAAAACGGGTTTTGCTGGCTCTATCTGGAGGTGTTGATTCCTCAACCCTGGCTTTTTTATTGAAAAAAGCGATCGGTGATCAGCTCACTTGCATGTTCATTGATCAGGGCTTTATGCGAAAAGGAGAGCCCGAATTTTTGATGGAATTTTTTGATCAAAAATTCAATATTAATGTGGAATATATCAATGCGCGTAAGCGGTTTATAGACAAACTAAAGGGGATTACTGATCCAGAAGATAAACGCAAAATCATTGGCACGGAGTTTATTCGGGTTTTTGAGGAGGAGAGCAAGCGTCTCGGACCATTTGATTATTTAGCTCAGGGCACGCTCTACCCGGATGTGATTGAAAGTGCGGGCACCAACGTTGATCCCAAAACGGGTGAGCGTGTGGCGGTGAAGATTAAAAGCCACCACAATGTTGGTGGCTTGCCAAAAGATTTGCGATTTAAGTTAGTCGAACCACTGCGCAAGTTATTTAAAGACGAAGTGCGCAAAGTGGGTCGGAATTTGGGGTTGCCAGAGGAGATTGTGAGGCGTCATCCCTTCCCTGGGCCTGGGTTGGCGATTCGCATCCTTGGAGAAGTGACGGATGAAAAGCTCAACTGCCTCCGTGATGCTGATCTGATTGTTCGTGAAGAGATTCGTGATGCTGGTTTGTATCACGAGATTTGGCAGGCCTTCGCAGTTTTATTGCCAGTTCGTTCTGTCGGGGTGATGGGTGACCAGCGCACCTATGCCTGGCCGATCGTGCTGCGTTGTGTGTCCAGTGAAGATGGCATGACAGCAGATTGGTCGCGTCTCCCTTACGACCTGATGGAGACGATTTCGAATCGAATCGTCAACGAGGTGAAAGGGGTGAATCGTGTGGTGATGGACATCACCAGCAAGCCCCCCGGCACCATTGAGTGGGAATGA